In one window of Myxococcota bacterium DNA:
- a CDS encoding SEC-C metal-binding domain-containing protein translates to MRNAVNDSLEDLEHALEHGHSHHHHDDHDEEPQAPYVRGEPKIGRNDPCPCGSGKKFKKCHGA, encoded by the coding sequence CTGCGCAACGCGGTGAACGACTCACTCGAGGACCTCGAGCACGCTCTAGAGCACGGTCACTCGCACCACCACCACGATGACCACGACGAAGAGCCGCAGGCGCCGTACGTGCGCGGCGAGCCGAAGATCGGCCGCAACGACCCCTGCCCGTGCGGCTCGGGCAAGAAGTTCAAGAAGTGCCACGGGGCCTAG
- a CDS encoding deoxyhypusine synthase family protein, with protein sequence MKISEFIQHHYRHFNAASVVDAAEAYKKQLEGGGKMFLAMAGAMSTAELGLSLAEMIRRDKIHAISCTGANLEEDVFNLVAHDHYKRIPGWRNLTPADEKALERAGLNRVTDTCIPEDKAFRAIEKHVLDLWLRADQQKKRYFPHEILYQLLLEGRVRDSYQIDPAGSWLLAAAEKNLPIFVPGWEDSTLGNIFVSHVLSGELSNFQIVKGGLETMAELARWYVSTTMGKSLEELPQVEVTGHDAVGMRAIPGSKARSTVGFFQIGGGIAGDFPICVVPMIHQDLRRPCPYWAYFCQISDSTTSYGSYSGAFPTEKITWGKLDEATPMFLIESDATIVAPLIFASVLGW encoded by the coding sequence ATGAAGATCTCCGAGTTCATCCAGCACCACTATCGGCACTTCAACGCCGCGAGCGTCGTGGACGCGGCCGAGGCCTACAAGAAACAGCTCGAGGGCGGCGGGAAGATGTTTCTCGCCATGGCCGGCGCGATGAGCACCGCCGAGCTCGGCCTGTCACTCGCCGAGATGATCCGGCGCGACAAGATCCACGCGATCTCGTGCACCGGGGCGAACCTCGAAGAGGACGTGTTCAACCTGGTCGCGCACGACCACTACAAGCGCATCCCGGGCTGGCGCAACCTGACCCCCGCGGACGAGAAGGCGCTCGAGCGCGCCGGTCTCAATCGGGTCACCGACACGTGCATCCCCGAGGACAAGGCGTTCCGCGCGATCGAGAAACACGTGCTCGACCTGTGGCTGCGCGCCGACCAGCAGAAGAAACGCTACTTCCCGCACGAGATCCTGTACCAGCTCCTGCTCGAGGGTCGGGTGCGTGACTCGTACCAGATCGACCCGGCCGGCTCGTGGCTGCTCGCGGCGGCCGAAAAGAACCTGCCGATCTTCGTGCCCGGCTGGGAGGACTCGACGCTCGGCAACATCTTCGTGTCTCACGTGCTGTCGGGGGAGCTGTCGAACTTCCAGATCGTGAAGGGCGGGCTCGAGACCATGGCCGAGCTGGCGCGCTGGTACGTTTCGACCACCATGGGCAAGTCCCTCGAGGAGCTGCCGCAGGTGGAAGTCACCGGGCACGATGCGGTCGGCATGCGCGCCATTCCGGGCTCGAAGGCGCGCTCCACGGTCGGCTTCTTCCAGATCGGCGGCGGCATCGCGGGTGACTTCCCGATCTGCGTCGTGCCCATGATCCACCAGGACCTGCGCCGACCGTGCCCGTACTGGGCGTACTTCTGCCAGATCAGCGACTCCACCACGAGCTACGGAAGTTACTCTGGCGCATTCCCGACGGAGAAGATCACCTGGGGCAAGCTCGACGAGGCGACGCCGATGTTCCTGATCGAATCCGACGCCACGATCGTGGCTCCGCTGATCTTCGCCTCCGTCTTGGGCTGGTAG